The following are encoded together in the Pedobacter steynii genome:
- a CDS encoding type I polyketide synthase: protein MKTPLIIGITPFERPDVNLALSLSNAKAFPVLHLGRDRTRAAEALEQFTQKSAAEFGVCLVSDDLNNIILPAQVTMVILPYGMKWIRSEPVKLFYQVHDVEEARKAAAEGAAGIIVKGNEGAGKVAYESSYVLFQRIIKEIKNIAIYVQGGVGIHTAAALIASGAKGVVLDSQLALFPESTVPKAIKQVCEKLSGNEARLIGDFRILQRPNSPSLELNATAKDLEKYFADFDLEKSFLPMGQDIALATDLEARYKKLNKLVFGIEEAVYGHLNQAKSINVIRAGNDLATELNITYPIAQGPMTRVSDVAPFANAVAEAGALPFIALSLLKGETAKNLIAETKRLAGDKTWGVGILGFAPQELRDEQIEYIKEQMPPVVLIAGGRPSQAKPLEKLGIKTFLHVPSASLLDMFLKEGAKRFVFEGRECGGHVGPLSSMVLWEKQIERLLKEDHPEQISVFFAGGIHDSLSTAFIAIMAAPLAAKGVKVGVLMGTSYLYTKEAVSTGAIGGQFQEQARLSADTILLETAPGHETRCLNSPFATFFNEEKEKLQKEGVDKKEIWAKLETLNVGRLRIAAKGIERRGDHLVTIDEKEQLTLGMYMIGQVASMCNQIVSVLDLHKEVADGNFRHIEEAVLSSPPESKEKSLNVAIVGMACIFPGAKNIEEYWRNIILGTDAVTEVPDERWNKALYYDPASTAADMSHSKWGGFIPKIDFDPLEYGIPPQSLAAIEPTQLLSLMVARQAMEHAGYKDGSFNAENVSVIIGAEGGNDLANSYSFRCFFKQVFGEMPEELDAALPKMTEDSFPGILANVISGRITNRLNLGGRNFTVDAACASSLAAIDLACQELFLEKSDMVLAGGADLHNGINDYLMFSSTHALSRKGRCATFDAEADGIALGEGVAMLVLKRHEDALRDGDTVYAVIQGIGGSSDGKSLGLTAPRKSGQVKALERAYEQAGISPSLLGLVEAHGTGTVVGDRTELTALTEMLNQSGAIANQTHLGSVKTQIGHTKCAAGLAGLIKATLATYYGIKPPTINLKTPNSYYNGATSPFAFHTEAGLWMEEKRYAGISAFGFGGTNFHAVIESDHQVSDVIPALKSWPSELFVFRGNTYEEAKSRLTVVKNLLDDNDSIDLKDIAYSLALENKKPVQLSIVADRPEDLIMKIDLALSGVESKDTYITKKKEGKVAFMFPGQGSQRINMARDLFVIFPAMRKLLKGKPEYEKVLFPNTVFDEASLKAQKDRIKDTRMAQPLLGIVDLALANFLKELGMEPDMVAGHSYGELPALCFAGAFDEDQLVFLSEQRAKSILEAVEGEDTGAMIAVNGRQEDLSKWIDGLADVYAVNFNSPTQQVLAGTTPAIRKLSETLKKEKVSFRPLEVACAFHSPLVEKSKENYKSVLSLVNFKDLSLPVWSNTTAETYPVNAGAIKQRLTEHLVKPVRFVEQVQQMYVDGARIFIEVGPGKVLTSLVKACLSKDELLLYAEDNGHNKITHLLCTIATYMATGRAVKVEKLFEGREATLLNLDEPGQYKKSPTVWSVNGQHAIPTVGKLPAYGALPIIEPLKMKNIEGRTEIINTPSNGAELMMQEYLNSMKMMIQAQRDVMLTFLGQHVTQGNPVAFQPVVNKAEPIAQHVIPATVIAAPQAAVAKPVRVQIDVKMVLMQIVSDKTGYPQEMLGMEMDLEADLSIDSIKRMEIIGALRTELGGFSQADKNEDTFMEQLAAIKTLNGLVNWIKENTPVAEAVSEPEKPVAAVAATPVKFSAADIKSAILLVVSEKTGYPQDMLGMDLDLEADLSIDSIKRMEIIGELKIKIGFSKGEDAGDDLMEKLAAIKTLNGLVNWISEIETESLETVASAQKILEESAQIPAESLSRLRFELTPSELQNTEPVALKGQRFAITDDKGPQSLAIRHAFEKQGAIVDIVSVNDQLKGYQGLVILNMFDSPNQTEIIDNIALIKQLDLEEVKWVYFISDTKGHLTEQADATTLRRFQGYSGLFKSLDKEYEQTKFRIVSLATKQSPIAIAEITLNEILNPDDPSEVIYNGDGRQTLELIPSELITGLEDSHIQLDKEAVVLVLGGAQGITSELMMRFAKDYPCRYILVGRSPDPRTNGLEQFSFLKTKEEIRAYLVKLGVLKTPAEIEQETSRIYKNNQILQTIASLELTGSIVSYEALDLRDEQGLSALISNVYEEFGRIDGVVHGAGLLEDKLFHAKTLDSFKRVFETKVTPLRVLAEQLRADTQFVILFSSIASVYGNRGQTDYAAANSVMDRYAWALKEKIKGKVLSINWGPWKGAGMVSPSLEKEYERRGISMIPLDEGMETFLNEMKYGNESQVLIMAGNNW, encoded by the coding sequence ATGAAAACTCCCTTAATTATTGGAATAACTCCATTTGAAAGGCCCGATGTAAATCTCGCACTCTCTCTATCAAATGCAAAGGCTTTTCCTGTACTCCATCTCGGCAGAGATCGGACCAGGGCTGCTGAAGCACTTGAACAGTTCACACAAAAATCCGCTGCGGAATTTGGCGTTTGCCTTGTTTCGGATGATTTGAACAACATCATTTTGCCGGCACAGGTTACTATGGTGATTTTGCCATACGGCATGAAATGGATCAGATCGGAACCGGTGAAGCTGTTTTATCAGGTTCATGATGTCGAAGAAGCCCGGAAAGCTGCGGCTGAAGGTGCTGCTGGTATCATTGTAAAAGGTAATGAAGGCGCTGGAAAGGTCGCATATGAATCTTCGTATGTTCTCTTTCAGCGAATTATTAAAGAAATAAAAAACATAGCCATATATGTACAGGGAGGTGTAGGTATACACACCGCAGCTGCCTTAATTGCCTCTGGTGCAAAAGGAGTGGTTCTGGATAGCCAGTTGGCCTTGTTTCCCGAAAGTACCGTTCCGAAGGCCATCAAACAGGTCTGCGAAAAGCTGAGTGGCAATGAAGCCCGTCTAATTGGTGATTTCAGGATATTACAGCGGCCTAATTCTCCTTCACTGGAGCTGAATGCCACAGCAAAAGATCTGGAAAAGTATTTTGCAGACTTTGACCTCGAAAAGAGTTTCCTTCCAATGGGGCAGGATATTGCCCTGGCTACAGACCTGGAAGCACGCTATAAGAAACTGAATAAACTGGTCTTTGGTATCGAAGAAGCTGTTTATGGTCACCTGAACCAGGCCAAATCCATAAATGTGATCCGTGCAGGTAATGATTTAGCTACTGAGCTGAACATTACTTATCCGATTGCGCAGGGTCCGATGACCAGGGTTAGTGATGTTGCCCCTTTTGCCAATGCTGTTGCAGAGGCCGGTGCACTTCCTTTCATCGCCCTTTCTTTATTAAAAGGAGAAACTGCAAAAAATCTGATTGCGGAAACAAAAAGGCTGGCAGGAGATAAAACCTGGGGTGTCGGAATTCTAGGTTTTGCCCCGCAGGAATTACGTGATGAACAGATCGAATACATTAAAGAGCAGATGCCCCCGGTCGTACTCATTGCGGGTGGCAGGCCATCTCAGGCCAAACCTTTAGAGAAATTAGGCATTAAAACTTTCCTGCATGTTCCTTCCGCATCCTTATTGGATATGTTCTTAAAAGAAGGTGCTAAAAGGTTTGTATTTGAAGGAAGAGAATGTGGCGGCCATGTCGGCCCGCTGTCGAGTATGGTACTTTGGGAAAAACAAATTGAACGCCTGCTTAAGGAAGACCATCCCGAGCAGATCAGTGTGTTTTTTGCAGGCGGGATCCACGATAGCCTCTCTACCGCATTTATTGCCATTATGGCTGCGCCATTAGCCGCAAAAGGAGTAAAAGTTGGGGTATTGATGGGAACATCCTATCTCTATACCAAAGAAGCGGTAAGTACCGGTGCAATAGGAGGTCAGTTTCAGGAGCAGGCCAGGCTATCAGCCGATACGATTTTGCTGGAAACTGCACCAGGGCATGAAACCAGGTGTCTGAACTCTCCATTTGCCACTTTCTTTAATGAGGAAAAGGAAAAACTTCAAAAAGAAGGAGTAGATAAAAAAGAGATCTGGGCAAAGCTGGAAACGCTGAACGTAGGTCGTTTACGTATTGCTGCGAAAGGAATTGAACGCAGGGGAGATCATCTGGTCACTATCGATGAAAAGGAACAACTGACACTTGGCATGTATATGATCGGACAGGTGGCTTCGATGTGTAACCAGATCGTATCCGTTCTGGACCTGCATAAAGAGGTGGCCGACGGGAATTTCCGGCACATTGAGGAAGCCGTTTTATCAAGCCCTCCGGAATCAAAAGAAAAATCATTGAATGTCGCTATTGTCGGGATGGCCTGTATCTTCCCCGGAGCGAAAAATATAGAAGAATATTGGCGCAACATCATTCTTGGAACAGACGCAGTAACTGAAGTTCCTGATGAGCGCTGGAATAAAGCATTATATTATGACCCTGCATCTACCGCCGCAGATATGTCCCATTCTAAATGGGGCGGCTTTATTCCTAAAATTGATTTCGATCCACTCGAGTATGGAATCCCTCCGCAGTCGCTGGCCGCAATTGAGCCTACTCAGCTGTTGAGTCTTATGGTGGCCAGACAGGCCATGGAACATGCCGGCTATAAAGACGGAAGCTTCAATGCCGAAAACGTATCCGTAATTATTGGTGCTGAAGGTGGAAATGACCTGGCAAACAGTTATAGTTTCAGGTGTTTCTTTAAACAGGTATTTGGTGAAATGCCAGAGGAACTGGATGCTGCATTACCAAAGATGACTGAGGATTCTTTCCCCGGCATCCTTGCAAATGTCATCTCAGGAAGAATTACCAACCGTTTGAATCTTGGCGGGCGTAATTTTACGGTAGATGCTGCCTGTGCCTCTTCGCTTGCTGCAATTGACCTGGCTTGTCAGGAACTGTTTTTAGAGAAATCGGATATGGTGCTTGCCGGAGGAGCAGACCTGCACAATGGAATTAATGATTACCTGATGTTTTCCAGCACGCACGCATTGTCACGTAAAGGACGGTGCGCCACTTTTGATGCAGAAGCTGATGGCATTGCCCTTGGTGAAGGGGTGGCAATGCTGGTCTTGAAAAGACATGAAGACGCGTTAAGAGACGGTGACACCGTCTATGCAGTGATTCAGGGAATTGGCGGATCAAGCGATGGCAAAAGCCTGGGCTTAACTGCTCCCCGAAAATCAGGACAGGTAAAGGCGCTGGAACGTGCTTATGAACAGGCAGGGATCTCTCCATCTCTTCTGGGATTGGTAGAAGCCCATGGTACCGGTACGGTCGTTGGCGACAGGACGGAGCTGACTGCACTCACCGAAATGCTGAATCAGTCTGGTGCCATTGCCAATCAGACCCATCTTGGTTCGGTAAAAACACAGATCGGACATACCAAATGCGCTGCCGGCCTGGCTGGGTTGATCAAAGCAACTTTAGCAACCTATTATGGAATTAAGCCACCTACCATAAATCTGAAAACTCCAAATAGCTATTATAATGGGGCAACGAGTCCTTTTGCATTCCATACCGAAGCCGGATTATGGATGGAAGAGAAAAGATATGCAGGAATCAGTGCTTTTGGATTTGGTGGAACCAACTTCCATGCGGTTATTGAGAGTGATCATCAGGTTTCGGATGTGATTCCTGCCTTAAAATCATGGCCATCAGAGTTATTTGTGTTCAGGGGTAATACCTATGAAGAAGCCAAATCAAGGCTTACGGTGGTGAAAAACCTGTTGGACGACAATGACAGTATCGACCTTAAAGATATTGCCTATAGTCTGGCACTGGAGAATAAGAAACCGGTGCAACTTAGTATTGTGGCCGACAGACCTGAAGACCTGATCATGAAAATTGACCTGGCCCTTTCCGGCGTGGAAAGTAAGGATACTTACATCACGAAAAAGAAAGAAGGAAAAGTTGCGTTTATGTTCCCCGGACAGGGAAGCCAGCGGATCAATATGGCAAGAGATCTTTTTGTCATCTTTCCGGCAATGCGTAAACTGCTGAAAGGCAAACCAGAATATGAAAAAGTGCTCTTCCCCAATACCGTTTTTGATGAAGCATCGCTGAAAGCACAGAAAGACCGGATTAAGGATACCCGTATGGCACAGCCGCTTCTCGGGATTGTTGACCTTGCATTGGCCAACTTCCTGAAAGAGCTGGGAATGGAACCGGATATGGTTGCCGGACATAGCTATGGCGAGTTGCCTGCATTGTGTTTTGCAGGTGCTTTTGATGAAGACCAGCTCGTGTTCTTAAGTGAGCAGCGTGCGAAATCCATATTGGAGGCTGTAGAAGGTGAAGATACTGGAGCCATGATTGCCGTAAACGGTCGTCAGGAAGACCTGTCCAAATGGATAGATGGCCTGGCAGATGTATATGCGGTTAACTTCAATTCCCCGACTCAACAGGTGCTTGCCGGAACAACTCCTGCTATCAGAAAACTATCGGAGACCTTAAAAAAAGAAAAAGTTTCTTTCCGGCCGCTGGAAGTGGCCTGTGCGTTCCATAGTCCATTGGTAGAGAAATCAAAAGAGAATTACAAATCGGTATTGAGCCTGGTTAACTTTAAGGACCTGAGCTTGCCGGTATGGTCAAATACCACTGCCGAAACCTATCCGGTAAATGCCGGTGCCATTAAACAAAGGCTAACGGAACACCTGGTGAAACCGGTAAGGTTTGTAGAGCAGGTGCAGCAGATGTATGTCGATGGTGCAAGAATCTTTATCGAAGTAGGCCCTGGAAAAGTACTAACCTCACTGGTAAAAGCCTGTCTGTCCAAAGATGAATTGCTTTTGTATGCCGAAGACAACGGGCACAATAAAATCACCCATCTCCTGTGCACTATTGCTACCTATATGGCTACAGGCAGAGCTGTGAAAGTGGAGAAACTCTTTGAAGGACGGGAAGCCACACTGCTGAACCTGGATGAACCCGGGCAATATAAGAAAAGTCCGACAGTATGGTCTGTTAACGGACAGCATGCCATTCCTACGGTAGGAAAACTTCCTGCGTATGGGGCATTACCAATCATAGAACCACTCAAAATGAAAAATATAGAAGGAAGAACCGAAATCATAAATACCCCATCCAATGGAGCTGAACTGATGATGCAGGAATACCTGAACAGCATGAAGATGATGATTCAGGCACAGCGCGATGTCATGTTAACTTTCCTTGGACAACATGTTACACAAGGGAACCCAGTTGCCTTTCAACCTGTGGTAAACAAAGCAGAACCTATTGCCCAACACGTTATTCCGGCAACGGTAATTGCAGCACCTCAGGCGGCAGTGGCAAAGCCAGTGCGGGTACAGATCGATGTGAAAATGGTATTGATGCAGATTGTGAGTGATAAAACCGGATATCCGCAGGAGATGCTGGGGATGGAAATGGACCTGGAAGCAGATCTGAGTATTGATTCGATTAAGCGCATGGAAATTATCGGTGCTTTACGGACAGAACTGGGCGGTTTTAGTCAGGCGGATAAAAACGAAGATACTTTTATGGAGCAGCTGGCTGCCATCAAAACTTTAAATGGCCTGGTCAACTGGATCAAAGAAAATACACCGGTAGCGGAAGCTGTTTCTGAGCCTGAAAAGCCAGTAGCTGCGGTAGCAGCAACTCCGGTTAAATTCAGTGCTGCAGACATCAAATCGGCAATTCTGCTGGTCGTGAGTGAAAAGACAGGTTATCCTCAGGATATGCTGGGTATGGATCTTGATCTGGAAGCTGATTTAAGTATCGATTCGATCAAACGGATGGAGATCATCGGGGAGTTGAAAATCAAAATCGGATTCAGCAAGGGCGAAGATGCCGGAGATGACCTGATGGAGAAACTGGCTGCCATTAAAACCTTAAATGGCCTGGTCAACTGGATTTCAGAAATTGAAACCGAAAGCCTGGAAACCGTGGCTTCTGCACAGAAGATTCTTGAAGAAAGTGCGCAGATACCGGCCGAAAGTTTATCGCGCCTTCGCTTTGAACTGACACCGTCTGAATTGCAGAATACAGAACCTGTTGCCCTTAAAGGACAGCGTTTTGCCATAACTGACGATAAGGGACCTCAATCCCTCGCCATCAGACATGCTTTTGAAAAGCAGGGCGCCATTGTAGATATTGTATCTGTAAATGATCAGCTTAAGGGGTATCAGGGCTTAGTGATCCTCAATATGTTTGATTCTCCTAACCAGACTGAGATCATTGACAACATCGCACTGATCAAACAACTGGATCTGGAAGAAGTGAAATGGGTATATTTTATTTCTGATACCAAAGGCCATCTGACAGAACAGGCCGATGCGACTACGCTAAGGCGTTTTCAAGGATACTCAGGGCTGTTTAAAAGTCTGGACAAGGAATATGAACAAACCAAATTCAGGATCGTCAGTCTGGCTACAAAACAAAGTCCTATAGCGATTGCCGAGATTACGCTAAATGAAATATTAAATCCGGATGATCCTTCTGAAGTGATTTACAATGGGGACGGCCGACAAACACTGGAGCTGATTCCTTCTGAACTGATTACCGGATTGGAAGATTCCCATATCCAGCTGGATAAAGAGGCAGTCGTATTGGTATTGGGCGGTGCACAGGGGATCACCTCAGAACTCATGATGCGCTTTGCTAAAGATTACCCTTGCCGTTACATCCTCGTTGGGCGTTCTCCGGATCCGAGAACAAACGGACTGGAGCAGTTTTCTTTCCTGAAAACCAAAGAAGAAATCAGGGCCTACCTGGTTAAACTGGGTGTACTTAAGACGCCGGCAGAAATTGAACAGGAAACCTCAAGAATCTATAAAAATAACCAGATTCTTCAAACCATTGCTTCCCTGGAACTGACCGGGTCTATCGTGTCTTATGAGGCATTAGATCTTCGGGATGAGCAGGGTTTAAGTGCCTTGATCAGCAATGTTTACGAGGAATTTGGAAGGATTGATGGTGTAGTTCATGGTGCAGGTTTGCTGGAAGACAAGCTTTTCCACGCGAAAACGCTGGATTCTTTTAAGCGGGTTTTTGAAACCAAGGTAACCCCATTAAGAGTGCTTGCAGAACAATTGAGGGCAGATACACAATTTGTTATCCTGTTCTCCAGCATTGCTTCTGTTTATGGAAACCGCGGACAAACGGACTATGCTGCTGCAAACAGTGTGATGGACAGGTATGCCTGGGCATTGAAAGAAAAGATCAAAGGAAAAGTGCTCTCCATTAACTGGGGCCCCTGGAAAGGCGCCGGTATGGTATCGCCTTCTTTAGAGAAAGAATATGAAAGGAGAGGAATTTCCATGATTCCCCTTGATGAAGGAATGGAGACTTTCCTTAACGAAATGAAATATGGAAATGAGAGTCAGGTGCTGATCATGGCAGGAAACAACTGGTAG
- a CDS encoding type I polyketide synthase: MKKTDVAVIGMSCIFPGAEDVAAFWQNIINKVDSTQVVPADRIDPVHFDSGSTGVDRFYCNRGGFIPEFVFNPANFGILPLAVEGTEPDHLLTLSLVHKALNDAGVLEKDPILEKTGIIIGKGNYSGPGATRAIEIVRTGEQIVNILTELMPDLSAAEKEKIKKEYQLRKGRFGPDTAMGLIPNLVASLVANRLNLGGAAYTLDAACASSLIAIDHALQELNSGRCDLVIVGGVHVGQNAAFWSIFSQLGALSKRGKISPFDAHADGLLIGEGCGFVVLKRLEDAISNGDKIYSVLKGVGVSSDGSGTSVMSPSVKGQVKAITQAWKNAGLEADQIGYIEAHGTGTPLGDKTEIETLAQFFGKDPSLLKAGIGSVKSNIGHAMPAAGIAGLIKTSLALYHGIIPPTLHCEEPLALLKDSRFQAVQEAQDWDASGLPKVAGVNAFGFGGINAHVVLEGYRPPGADPVKVPEFKPAITDEVLLLARESHEALMLALENKDRNPGKGTYRIAVFDPSPERLKKAIKIAGKNLPWRNKQDIWYSNEPLLSKGGKIAFVFPGLDGLAGGEISSVASHFNIPQDNNTKAEGLLNEALKILNKSSVLDTALKQLGVLPEMNAGHSLGEWLAARSSGLAEESSVLELLNYLNPETFELKDSRFIAVGCGLEQLQPILQDIEHLYLSNDNCPQQVILCGSNAALDKLVPVLKARQIFHQVLPFQSGFHSPFVADKLDVMLEGMSKMQFRKTKFPLWSATTLELYPEGFEAIRQLSVEHLIKPVRFRELTEKLYEEGARLFIQVGSGGLIGFIDDTLKGRNFSTVSSNTALRSGIAQLQRVLAALFVEGKEAGMKFMGYDQQEPLLPKGLKLQLGLPLISKLNGLKNLALQQENKAPRKEAVLQDVAHPLMRAFNENVEEMIGIQSELLLLFQNKPFTLNAYAPTTGTSPAVQPLVVTPVRVPFTKTIDITLENCPYLVDHSLLRQPKGWHCVDDMDPVIPMTMIFEMFGEIAAEQAPAERVQKILNIKVFQWMNVAKPFRETITGEWKAEHLVYLNLERFANAEVLLNSIATAPPKRNFDIGASLNIDRTAAQIYEEHMFHGPGYQGIRKLVNVGEKGITGIIEGGAGKGSLLDNAGQLFGLWLQLTLTKDRIAFPVKIQEIEFFGEMMDQKGTFECTCVLTELNEEFATADFVIKRDNQVWAVVTGWQNRRLEIDEALWKVSMSPLHNRLSEEVAPGVFMFHNAYTRVVSWDFILKRYFNQEEKKHHLSLLPNKRKEWIISRVAVKDAVRNLLNQENGEAYYPISFEIRSDEVHKPYLYGPMTDGIQISIAHKGTDAVGIARFDRPVGIDIERMEDRSEGFYELVFSAGEQALLAGKDKAEWATRFWVAKEAYGKFLGKGLQGNPRAYVIEEINGEELRIKDIIIKTIKHKNYIIGWTL; the protein is encoded by the coding sequence ATGAAAAAGACCGACGTAGCCGTTATTGGAATGTCCTGCATTTTTCCTGGTGCGGAAGATGTAGCTGCTTTCTGGCAAAATATCATTAATAAGGTAGATTCTACCCAGGTTGTACCTGCTGATAGAATTGATCCTGTACATTTTGATTCAGGTTCTACAGGGGTAGATCGGTTCTATTGCAACAGGGGAGGCTTTATTCCGGAATTTGTGTTTAATCCTGCGAATTTTGGAATTCTCCCCCTTGCCGTAGAGGGAACAGAACCCGATCATCTGCTCACGCTGAGCCTGGTGCATAAAGCACTGAATGACGCGGGTGTTTTGGAAAAGGACCCTATCCTTGAAAAGACCGGGATTATCATCGGAAAAGGTAATTATTCAGGGCCCGGCGCTACGCGGGCCATTGAGATTGTCAGAACCGGCGAGCAGATTGTCAATATCCTGACGGAGCTGATGCCTGATTTATCAGCAGCAGAAAAGGAAAAGATAAAAAAAGAATATCAGTTGCGTAAAGGGCGTTTCGGGCCGGACACTGCGATGGGGCTGATTCCAAATCTTGTGGCCTCACTGGTGGCCAACAGGCTCAACCTTGGCGGAGCTGCTTATACCCTGGATGCTGCCTGTGCCAGTTCCTTAATAGCCATTGACCATGCCTTGCAGGAGCTCAACAGCGGTCGCTGTGACCTGGTGATTGTAGGAGGAGTCCATGTTGGACAAAACGCCGCTTTCTGGAGTATTTTTAGTCAGCTTGGCGCTTTATCCAAAAGAGGAAAAATAAGCCCTTTTGATGCACATGCTGACGGTTTACTGATCGGTGAAGGATGTGGTTTTGTGGTGCTTAAACGGCTGGAAGATGCCATCAGCAATGGAGATAAGATTTATTCCGTATTAAAAGGAGTCGGGGTCAGCAGTGATGGCAGCGGAACAAGTGTCATGAGCCCCTCTGTTAAAGGACAGGTGAAAGCCATTACCCAGGCCTGGAAAAATGCCGGACTGGAAGCTGATCAGATCGGTTATATTGAGGCGCATGGCACAGGAACTCCCTTGGGGGATAAGACCGAGATAGAAACCCTGGCTCAGTTTTTTGGTAAAGATCCCTCTTTATTAAAAGCAGGGATCGGCTCTGTAAAATCAAATATTGGCCATGCCATGCCTGCAGCAGGGATTGCCGGGCTGATAAAAACTTCCCTGGCCCTGTATCATGGCATCATTCCACCTACGCTTCATTGCGAGGAACCACTTGCGCTGTTGAAAGACAGCCGTTTTCAGGCGGTTCAGGAAGCACAGGACTGGGATGCTTCAGGATTACCAAAGGTTGCCGGAGTAAATGCATTTGGCTTTGGAGGGATCAATGCACATGTGGTGCTGGAAGGATACCGGCCTCCCGGAGCTGATCCGGTTAAGGTGCCGGAATTCAAACCGGCGATTACTGATGAGGTCTTGTTACTTGCCCGTGAAAGTCATGAGGCATTGATGCTTGCATTGGAAAACAAGGATCGGAACCCGGGAAAGGGCACTTACCGGATTGCTGTATTTGACCCCAGTCCGGAACGCTTAAAAAAAGCAATCAAGATTGCCGGGAAAAACCTTCCATGGCGGAATAAACAAGACATCTGGTATAGCAATGAGCCCCTGTTAAGCAAAGGAGGTAAAATAGCCTTTGTTTTCCCCGGACTGGATGGTCTTGCCGGTGGAGAAATCAGCAGCGTGGCCAGCCATTTTAACATTCCCCAGGACAACAATACCAAAGCCGAAGGACTGTTAAATGAGGCCCTTAAGATATTAAATAAAAGCAGCGTACTGGATACTGCGCTGAAGCAGTTGGGGGTTCTGCCGGAAATGAATGCCGGACACAGCTTAGGCGAATGGCTGGCAGCAAGATCATCAGGACTGGCAGAGGAATCCTCTGTATTAGAATTACTCAATTACCTGAATCCGGAAACTTTCGAGCTGAAAGATTCCCGGTTTATTGCGGTGGGTTGCGGTTTGGAGCAGTTGCAGCCCATCCTGCAGGATATCGAACATTTATACCTTTCCAACGACAATTGTCCGCAGCAGGTGATTCTTTGCGGAAGCAATGCCGCTTTGGACAAACTGGTTCCGGTTTTAAAGGCCAGGCAGATTTTTCATCAGGTACTTCCTTTTCAGTCCGGTTTTCATTCTCCTTTTGTGGCAGATAAACTGGACGTCATGCTGGAAGGAATGAGCAAGATGCAATTCAGGAAAACAAAGTTTCCGTTGTGGTCTGCTACTACACTTGAATTGTATCCCGAAGGATTTGAAGCCATCAGGCAGCTCAGTGTGGAACACCTCATTAAGCCTGTACGCTTTCGTGAGTTGACCGAGAAGCTGTATGAAGAAGGTGCCCGTCTGTTTATTCAGGTAGGATCCGGAGGATTAATCGGATTTATCGATGATACTTTAAAAGGCCGTAATTTCAGTACCGTATCCTCAAATACGGCATTAAGATCCGGTATAGCCCAGTTACAAAGGGTTCTGGCTGCCTTATTTGTGGAAGGCAAAGAAGCCGGAATGAAATTTATGGGGTATGACCAGCAGGAGCCCCTGCTTCCTAAAGGGCTGAAACTGCAACTTGGATTACCCCTGATCAGTAAGCTGAACGGACTTAAAAATCTGGCGCTTCAACAGGAAAATAAAGCTCCCCGAAAAGAAGCAGTCCTGCAAGATGTCGCACATCCTCTGATGAGGGCCTTTAATGAAAACGTAGAAGAAATGATCGGCATTCAATCCGAATTGCTGCTGCTTTTTCAAAATAAGCCATTCACGCTCAATGCGTACGCTCCGACAACCGGGACTTCACCAGCGGTACAGCCGCTGGTGGTTACCCCGGTAAGGGTGCCTTTTACCAAAACGATCGACATTACTTTGGAAAACTGCCCTTACCTGGTTGATCATTCCCTTTTAAGACAACCCAAAGGCTGGCATTGTGTGGATGATATGGATCCGGTAATTCCTATGACGATGATTTTTGAAATGTTCGGGGAGATCGCAGCAGAACAGGCACCGGCAGAACGGGTTCAAAAAATCCTGAATATCAAGGTTTTTCAATGGATGAACGTAGCCAAGCCTTTTCGGGAAACGATTACCGGCGAATGGAAAGCAGAGCATTTGGTTTATTTAAACCTGGAACGTTTTGCAAATGCAGAGGTATTGCTCAACAGTATTGCTACAGCACCGCCTAAGCGGAATTTTGACATCGGGGCGTCCTTAAATATTGACCGTACAGCGGCACAGATTTATGAAGAACATATGTTTCATGGCCCGGGGTATCAGGGCATCAGGAAGCTGGTTAATGTAGGAGAGAAGGGCATCACCGGAATTATTGAAGGAGGGGCCGGTAAGGGTTCACTACTGGATAATGCCGGACAATTATTTGGCTTGTGGTTACAACTGACGCTTACTAAGGACCGGATTGCCTTTCCTGTTAAAATTCAGGAAATAGAATTCTTCGGGGAAATGATGGACCAGAAAGGAACATTTGAATGTACCTGTGTGCTGACTGAACTCAATGAAGAATTTGCAACCGCAGATTTTGTCATAAAAAGAGATAACCAGGTATGGGCTGTGGTTACCGGTTGGCAAAACAGAAGGCTGGAAATCGATGAAGCCCTGTGGAAAGTATCTATGTCGCCCTTGCACAACCGCTTATCGGAAGAAGTGGCACCGGGTGTTTTTATGTTTCATAATGCCTATACCCGGGTCGTTTCCTGGGATTTTATCCTGAAACGCTATTTCAATCAGGAGGAGAAAAAACACCACCTGTCGCTATTACCTAACAAAAGAAAAGAATGGATCATCAGTCGCGTAGCCGTAAAGGATGCCGTCAGAAATCTATTGAATCAGGAGAACGGAGAAGCCTATTATCCGATTTCATTTGAAATCAGGTCTGATGAAGTGCATAAACCTTACCTGTATGGACCGATGACTGATGGAATTCAGATTTCCATTGCGCATAAAGGAACCGATGCGGTAGGTATTGCCCGTTTTGATCGCCCGGTAGGGATAGATATTGAACGGATGGAGGACCGGAGTGAAGGTTTTTACGAACTCGTTTTTTCGGCCGGAGAACAAGCGTTGCTGGCTGGTAAAGACAAAGCCGAATGGGCTACCCGATTCTGGGTAGCAAAGGAAGCTTACGGCAAATTCCTCGGAAAAGGTTTACAGGGAAATCCAAGAGCCTATGTGATCGAAGAGATCAATGGCGAAGAATTAAGAATTAAAGACATCATCATTAAAACTATTAAACATAAAAACTATATCATCGGATGGACACTATAA